Proteins from a single region of Gossypium arboreum isolate Shixiya-1 chromosome 1, ASM2569848v2, whole genome shotgun sequence:
- the LOC108462923 gene encoding uncharacterized protein LOC108462923, translated as MAVLSWKHHTLIQSLLERGPLTEKEFHLIFTGITGQNPGTHQGKFNDYLLKINRELSYVQLDLRACRDPYDGRVYFGVVNNVSDDQSKLGTKYSVPQIAFFKAIVETIAQDVTAEGTICNLDALNIKLENQVLNSSGSQSQDVPAAFKNFTMSHKEKTLDQLVKDKWLCYTEDDNIGLGVRSILDLRSWFHNVGVPSCQVCNEAGFKAKLCPNDGCVVRIHHYCLKKRFSQKGVLVCPSCETQWQYQPPKAEPIEVENEETEPVQSQPSSNPSPSQPSLRSKRKRQRLNDAETAGCSSQESGANRKRVTRSSAHPR; from the exons ATGGCGGTGCTAAGCTGGAAGCATCACACGCTCATTCAATCGTTGCTTGAACGCGGTCCTCTAACGGAGAAAGAGTTCCACTTAATTTTCACTGGCATCACCGGCCAAAACCCGG GTACCCATCAAGGGAAATTCAATGATTATCTTCTCAAGATAAACAGGGAACTTTCTTATGTTCAATTGGATTTAAGGGCTTGTAGAGATCCGTACGACGGTCGAGTTTATTTTGGAGTTGTTAACAATGTTTCGGACGATCAATCGAAGCTTGGAACCAAATATTCTGTCCCACAAATTGCTTTCTTTAAGGCTATT GTCGAAACAATAGCACAAGATGTTACAGCAGAGGGCACTATCTGCAACCTGGATGCTCTCAATATTAAGTTGGAGAACCAG GTTCTAAACAGTTCGGGGTCGCAATCTCAGGATGTCCCTGCTGCATTCAAGAACTTCACGATGTCTCATAAGGAAAAAACACTCGATCAACTAGTGAAAGACAAGTGGCTTTGTTACACTGAAGACGATAATATCGGACTTGGTGTTAGGTCCATTCTCGATCTGCGAAGTTGGTTCCATAATGTGGGGGTTCCTTCATGCCAAGTCTGCAATGAAGCTGGATTTAAG GCCAAATTGTGCCCAAACGATGGTTGTGTGGTTCGAATTCATCATTACTGCCTAAAGAAGAGATTTTCTCAGAAA GGCGTGTTAGTTTGTCCAAGTTGTGAAACTCAGTGGCAGTACCAGCCACCCAAGGCGGAACCCATAGAAGTCGAGAATGAAGAAACTGAGCCCGTCCAAAGCCAGCCATCTTCCAATCCCAGTCCGAGTCAACCATCTTTAAGATCCAAGAGAAAGAGGCAAAGACTCAACGATGCAGAAACTGCCGGGTGTAGCTCTCAGGAATCAGGTGCTAATAGGAAAAGAGTAACTAGGAGCTCTGCACATCCAAGGTGA
- the LOC108462887 gene encoding NDR1/HIN1-like protein 13 — translation MAERIHPGDSPPSSGEHSNPKPAPPSSDKPIPQPGTYVVQIPKDQVYRVPPPDNSRRYAHLSKSKSSRSTCCRCCCCLLTTILSLLLAAAIAAAVIYFVLKPEAPNYSVESVAIKGFNLTSPSPLSPEFDVTVRADNGNDKIGIYYEKGSSVNVYYQDINLCNGALPVFYQPTNNVTLFKTALKGSGIELTAASLRSISNDQNKGTVPFTLKLRAPVKIKAGSVKTWKITVKVTCKITVDKLTASSKIVSKDCDYGVDLW, via the coding sequence ATGGCCGAACGAATCCACCCCGGCGACTCACCACCGTCTTCCGGCGAACATTCGAATCCCAAGCCAGCTCCTCCTTCTTCAGATAAACCAATTCCACAACCCGGAACTTACGTCGTCCAGATCCCGAAGGACCAAGTCTACCGCGTTCCTCCGCCGGATAACTCCCGCCGCTACGCTCATCTGTCGAAAAGTAAGTCGAGTCGCAGCACCTGTTGCCGCTGCTGTTGCTGCTTGTTAACAACTATCCTCTCTCTCCTCCTTGCCGCCGCCATTGCCGCTGCTGTGATCTACTTCGTTCTCAAGCCCGAAGCTCCAAACTACTCCGTCGAGAGCGTTGCGATCAAGGGATTCAACCTCACGTCACCTTCTCCGCTATCGCCAGAATTCGACGTCACCGTCCGGGCTGACAACGGCAACGACAAGATCGGCATTTACTACGAGAAAGGTAGCTCCGTTAATGTTTACTACCAAGACATTAATCTCTGTAACGGTGCGTTGCCGGTTTTTTACCAGCCAACCAATAACGTAACACTGTTCAAAACGGCGCTGAAAGGCTCTGGCATCGAACTAACCGCCGCCTCGCTTAGGTCCATTTCCAATGATCAAAATAAAGGAACGGTGCCGTTTACTTTGAAGCTGAGAGCGCCGGTTAAGATTAAAGCTGGATCCGTTAAGACGTGGAAGATTACCGTTAAAGTAACGTGCAAGATAACGGTGGATAAGTTAACGGCGTCGTCCAAGATTGTATCCAAGGATTGTGATTATGGAGTAGATCTTtggtaa